The region TGCGAACATCGTTAGGTAACTTGTCCCACCATTTCGATGAGGTCACGACTAAGTAATCGAGAATGCCGTGGTTGGTTTCAGTCGTACCATCTTGAACTTCAAAGAATTTTTTACCGTAGATGTTGGACCAAGTGTTCTCTTGGCCATCAATCACTTTGGTTTGCAGGCCGCCATACACTTCAGCAAACGACATTTTCTGTGGGTTAGCACCAAGCTGCTCAAATTGCGCCACCAGCACATCCGAGGCTTGAACGCGGAACTTCAATCCTTTCGCGTCAGCAGGAACCAAAATGGGTTTATTGGCTGAAATCTGTTTCATCCCGTTGTGCCAAAAAGCGAGGCCTTTAACACCACGACGATTCATCGCATTTTTCAGTTTTTCGCCAGCATCAGAGTTTTGGAAACGGTCTACGGCATCAACATCATCAAAAAGGAAAGGAAGGTCGAAAATACGGAACTTTTTGGTGAATTGTTCAAATTTAGACAGAGAAGGGGCGGCCATTTGCACGTCGCCATTGAGCAGAGCTTCCAATACTTTATCGTCATCATAAAGAGTTGAGTTAGGGAACACCTGCATACAGGCTTTACCATTCATCTCTTCGTTCACACGTTTTTCTAGCAGCGCAGCAGCAATCCCTTTAGGGTGTTTATCAGTATTGGTTACGTGACTGAACTTAATCACAACCTCACCTGGATCGCAGGCGGCCAGAGAGGAAAAACTGGTGGTCGCTAAGATGGAGGCAGTGAGTAGGGTAATGGGTTTTAACATTCTTATTCTCCTTAATGGTGTTTGCGTCAGCCCCATCACTGGGGTCTGCATGCCACTAAAGGAGCAATAACCAAGCCAACTTGAAACATTTTTATAACATTTGTTTCATTTCAATAACTTAGAAATTTATCGAAAGAAGTCAGCCAGTTAAACCCATTTTTCCTCATCCAAGCGGGTGAAAAAATGGGTGGGAATTGACCCACGAATTGATGTAAATGAGTCATTTCCCGCCGTGGGATTAAGGTTAAGAGGAGCAGCTGATTTCGAGTTTTTTACCCCACTCGGGAGGCAGTTTGGCCAAATGAGCGTGCTCATCATGTTCAGCGAACGGCGTGGCAAGCACTTTAGCCAGCAGTAATACATCACTCATGTCGCCTTGTTCGGCTTTTTCAATGGCTTGTTGCGCCAAGTAATTACGCAGCAAATACTTGGGGTTGACTTGACGCATTGCCGCACAACGGGTTGACCAATCCACATCCTTTTCTTTTTCACAACGTTGTCGATACGCGTTGAGCCACTGCTGAGCTTGAGTTCGATCGATCACCAAATCGAGGATTGGTTGTTCTCCGTCTCGATCAAGGCAGGATAATTGGCGTAAAAAGCGCGTGTAATCGGTGCGATTGGTCGACAACATCTCAAAGAATTGATCAAACAGTGCGCTGTCACCCAACTCTTGAGTCGTGAGCCCTAACTTTTGGCGCATCAAAACGCTGTACTCTTGATTTAATGTGGGTTCATAAAGCGCCAACGCAGCCTCTAAATCCTCCCGCTCAATGAGTGGCGAAAGAGCGTGAGCTAGCGCAGATAAGTTCCACAGAGCAACGCGAGGTTGGCGATCAAATCGGTAACGGCCTTGATAATCGGAGTGGTTACAGATGAGCTCTGGGTCGTAATCGTCCAAAAAGCCAAATGGCCCATAGTCAAAAGTTTGCCCTAATATCGACATGTTATCGGTGTTCATCACGCCATGAGCAAAGCCGACCGCTTGCCAGTGCGCGATCATCGCCGCAGTAGAGGTCACAATCTGATCAAACATGGCAGCGTAGGGTTTCTCAGCAGCCTGTGCCGTAGGGAAATGCCATTGCAATACACTGTCAGCCAACAAGCGTAGCTCTTCCAATTGATTGGTATAGAAAAAATGCTCGAAATGACCAAAACGAATATGCGTTTGCGCGACACGCAACAGCTGCGCACCACACTCTTGGGTCTCACGATACACCGGAGTTTGACTGCCAATCATCCCCAATGCACGCGTAGTTGGAATGCCTAACCCAGCCATCGCTTCACTGCAAAGATATTCACGAATTGTTGAACGCAAGACTGCGCGACCGTCGCCCATGCGTGAATAAGGCGTTAGTCCTGCACCTTTTAAATGCAGGTCATACACTTCCCCATCTTGAGCTGCAATTTGCGTTAGCAATAAGCCGCGCCCATCCCCTAAATCTGGGTTATAGACACCAAACTGATGGCCAGCATATTTCATCGCTAATGGGGTTAACTTGTCATCTGACACAAGCCCGGTAACACTCTCAAGCAGCGCAAGACTGGGTGACTCAGGCAGGCCCAATAGTTTGGCTAACGGCGCATTCCACACTAGCCATTCCATCTCATCAAGTGGCTGGGGTTTAATACGAGTGTAAAAAGCGTTAGGTAATTGACTGTAACGCGAAACTAATTGGACGGAATCCCAAATCGACATACTGCATCTCAACTCATGAACGAGATCCAAACGGTAGCAAATACCTGAGCAAAAGACTAGGTTTTATAAACTGAGACTATACTTCACTTACATGAGTTCAAAGTGACTCTCTTTACGGAGCGAATGTATGCTGTCGATCTTCGATATATTTAAGGTAGGCGTTGGCCCTTCCAGTTCCCACACTAATGGGCCAATGGTTGCAGCTGCCGATTTTGCCGACCAGCTCAGCTCTCTCCCCAGAGTCCATCGTATTCAAGTCGAACTGTTTGGTTCATTAGCCCTTACGGGCAAAGGACATCACACCGATCGTGCGGTGATTTTAGGTCTGCAAGGTCTACGCCCTGACACCCTCGACAAAGCGTCTGCTCAGCAGGCCTGGCTACGTGCTCAGGAGCAACACGAGTTGGTTCTGCCGCACCAAGGCTCCGTTTCTTTCTCCTACCAAAGCGATCTGCTTTTTGATGGCCATGCCTTACCTCTGCATGAAAACGGCATGCGTTTTCGTGCTTTTAATGAAAAAAATGCTCTGCTCCATGAGTATGTTGCCTATTCAATTGGTGGCGGTTTTGTTGTTTCCGAGCAAGAGATGCTTAACCCAGTACCGCGGTTAAGCGCCAATGTCCCCTATCCATTCAATAGTGCAAGTCAACTGCTCAAACAAGCAGAAACCCATGGGCTGAGTTTATGTGGCTTAGTGCTTGCGAACGAACACGTCGTTCGTTCAGCGCAAGAGATTGATCTTCAAGTCGACCATCTATGGCAGGTGATGCGTAACTGCATGCAAAGAGGCTATGAGCAAGAGGGCATTTTGGCCGGAGGATTAAACGTGATTCGCCGCGCCCCGGCACTGCTGAAAAAGCTCGAAGCTAACATTACCCTCGAAAAAGATCCCATGGCCATTCTCGATTGGGTCAACCTGTTTGCCTTTGCGGTAAGTGAGGAAAATGCGGCTGGCGGACAAGTGGTCACTTCCCCAACCAATGGCGCCGCTGGCGTTATTCCTGCGGTCATGATGTATTTTCACCAATTTGTCCGGCCACTGGATACCAAGCAAGTGCGTGATTTTTTCGCCGTTGCTGGCGCGATCGGTATTTTGTACAAAACCAATGCCTCCATCTCTGGAGCGGAAGTTGGATGCCAAGGGGAGATTGGGGTCTCCTCGTCAATGGCCGCCGCCGGGCTCACCTCATTATGGGGAGGCAGTAACGAACAAATCTGTATGGCAGCAGAGATCGCCATGGAGCACTCCCTCGGCATGACTTGCGATCCGATTGGCGGACTCGTGCAAGTGCCGTGTATAGAACGCAACGCCATGGGAGCCATGAAGGCGATAAACGCTTCACGCATGGCGATAAAACGCACCAG is a window of Vibrio porteresiae DSM 19223 DNA encoding:
- a CDS encoding TRAP transporter substrate-binding protein, which encodes MLKPITLLTASILATTSFSSLAACDPGEVVIKFSHVTNTDKHPKGIAAALLEKRVNEEMNGKACMQVFPNSTLYDDDKVLEALLNGDVQMAAPSLSKFEQFTKKFRIFDLPFLFDDVDAVDRFQNSDAGEKLKNAMNRRGVKGLAFWHNGMKQISANKPILVPADAKGLKFRVQASDVLVAQFEQLGANPQKMSFAEVYGGLQTKVIDGQENTWSNIYGKKFFEVQDGTTETNHGILDYLVVTSSKWWDKLPNDVRTQLTQIITEVTQARNAESNKVEMMNRQYVIDAGGVVRELTPEQRQQWVDALKPVWKKFEKDIGSDLIKAALDSNKK
- a CDS encoding protein adenylyltransferase SelO — its product is MSIWDSVQLVSRYSQLPNAFYTRIKPQPLDEMEWLVWNAPLAKLLGLPESPSLALLESVTGLVSDDKLTPLAMKYAGHQFGVYNPDLGDGRGLLLTQIAAQDGEVYDLHLKGAGLTPYSRMGDGRAVLRSTIREYLCSEAMAGLGIPTTRALGMIGSQTPVYRETQECGAQLLRVAQTHIRFGHFEHFFYTNQLEELRLLADSVLQWHFPTAQAAEKPYAAMFDQIVTSTAAMIAHWQAVGFAHGVMNTDNMSILGQTFDYGPFGFLDDYDPELICNHSDYQGRYRFDRQPRVALWNLSALAHALSPLIEREDLEAALALYEPTLNQEYSVLMRQKLGLTTQELGDSALFDQFFEMLSTNRTDYTRFLRQLSCLDRDGEQPILDLVIDRTQAQQWLNAYRQRCEKEKDVDWSTRCAAMRQVNPKYLLRNYLAQQAIEKAEQGDMSDVLLLAKVLATPFAEHDEHAHLAKLPPEWGKKLEISCSS
- a CDS encoding L-serine ammonia-lyase, which produces MLSIFDIFKVGVGPSSSHTNGPMVAAADFADQLSSLPRVHRIQVELFGSLALTGKGHHTDRAVILGLQGLRPDTLDKASAQQAWLRAQEQHELVLPHQGSVSFSYQSDLLFDGHALPLHENGMRFRAFNEKNALLHEYVAYSIGGGFVVSEQEMLNPVPRLSANVPYPFNSASQLLKQAETHGLSLCGLVLANEHVVRSAQEIDLQVDHLWQVMRNCMQRGYEQEGILAGGLNVIRRAPALLKKLEANITLEKDPMAILDWVNLFAFAVSEENAAGGQVVTSPTNGAAGVIPAVMMYFHQFVRPLDTKQVRDFFAVAGAIGILYKTNASISGAEVGCQGEIGVSSSMAAAGLTSLWGGSNEQICMAAEIAMEHSLGMTCDPIGGLVQVPCIERNAMGAMKAINASRMAIKRTSKGLISLDKVIDTMYQTGKDMNAKYRETALGGLALLHLAPPCE